From a single Micromonospora pallida genomic region:
- a CDS encoding GTP-binding protein: MSHRPPTPSSGRVTSAKIVIAGGFGVGKTTLVGSVSEITPLTTEAIMTSAGVGVDDTRQVPGKTTTTVAMDFGRISIDRDLILYLFGTPGQTRFWFMWDELVRGAIGAVVLVDTRRLADCFAAIDFFEHRRLPYLIAINCFDGMQYHDPQDVRDALAISPEVPVVACDARQRESTKHVLISLVEYVLNMRRSRAVAPA; encoded by the coding sequence ATGTCGCACCGGCCGCCGACTCCGTCGAGCGGGCGCGTGACATCGGCGAAGATCGTTATCGCCGGTGGGTTCGGCGTTGGCAAGACGACGCTGGTCGGCTCGGTCTCGGAGATCACGCCGCTGACCACCGAGGCGATCATGACCTCGGCGGGTGTGGGCGTCGACGACACCCGGCAGGTGCCGGGCAAGACGACGACCACAGTGGCGATGGACTTCGGTCGTATTTCGATCGATCGTGATCTGATCCTGTACCTCTTCGGTACGCCGGGTCAGACGCGTTTCTGGTTCATGTGGGACGAGTTGGTCCGGGGTGCGATCGGTGCCGTGGTCTTGGTCGACACCCGCCGACTGGCCGACTGCTTCGCGGCCATCGACTTCTTCGAGCACCGGCGGCTGCCGTACCTGATCGCCATCAACTGTTTCGACGGGATGCAGTACCACGACCCGCAGGACGTCCGGGACGCGTTGGCGATCTCCCCGGAGGTGCCGGTGGTGGCGTGTGACGCCCGACAGCGGGAGTCGACCAAGCACGTGCTGATCTCGCTGGTCGAGTACGTGCTCAACATGCGTCGCTCGCGCGCCGTCGCCCCGGCCTGA
- a CDS encoding DUF742 domain-containing protein, with the protein MADRDEPTGALVRPYAVTRGRTRPRLDIALEALVETTVRGRAAANGNGGQGREHQYIAALCDGRLQSLAEIAARMQLPLGVARVLIADMATDGLVAVHEPTVLDDSDDAVGTELLERVLSGLRRL; encoded by the coding sequence ATGGCCGATCGTGACGAGCCGACCGGGGCACTGGTCCGTCCATACGCCGTCACCCGTGGCCGTACCCGTCCCCGCCTCGACATCGCGCTGGAGGCGCTCGTCGAGACGACGGTGCGTGGTCGGGCCGCTGCCAACGGCAATGGTGGTCAGGGCCGGGAGCACCAGTACATCGCCGCGCTGTGTGACGGCCGGTTGCAGTCGCTCGCCGAGATCGCGGCGCGGATGCAGCTGCCACTCGGGGTGGCCCGAGTGCTCATTGCCGACATGGCTACGGACGGCCTGGTCGCGGTGCACGAGCCGACCGTTCTGGACGACTCCGACGACGCGGTGGGCACTGAACTGCTGGAGAGGGTGCTGAGTGGACTTCGCAGGCTCTGA
- a CDS encoding roadblock/LC7 domain-containing protein: MTTTQDLGWLLANFADRVPGVAHAVAVSADGLLLASSRDLPRDRADQLAAIASGLVSLTQGAARCFEGGAVLQTVVEMDNGFLFLMSISDGSSFAVLAARSCDVGQVGYEMALLVDRVGDALTPAPRAAAGMLG; encoded by the coding sequence ATGACAACTACGCAGGATCTTGGTTGGCTGCTGGCCAACTTCGCCGACCGGGTGCCCGGTGTCGCGCACGCGGTCGCCGTCTCCGCGGACGGCCTGCTCCTCGCGTCGTCACGGGACCTGCCGCGTGACCGCGCCGACCAGTTGGCCGCGATCGCGTCCGGCCTGGTCAGCCTCACCCAGGGAGCGGCCCGCTGCTTCGAGGGTGGCGCGGTGCTCCAGACAGTGGTCGAGATGGACAATGGTTTCCTGTTCCTCATGTCCATCTCGGACGGGTCGTCGTTCGCGGTGCTCGCCGCCCGCAGCTGCGACGTGGGGCAGGTCGGGTACGAAATGGCGTTGCTGGTCGACCGGGTCGGCGACGCGTTGACCCCGGCACCGCGCGCTGCCGCGGGAATGCTGGGTTGA
- a CDS encoding ATP-binding protein, whose translation MLCLDDFYKNGDDPTLPRRHGRIDWDSPQSWDAGSAVETIARLARYGKAEVPVYAIGEDRRVSSRTFDLAGSPFFVAEGIFAAEIVVECRELGLLAGAYALRRPRGATFVRRLTRDLAEQRKAPGVLFRRGLMLLREEPAVLRRQTGLGAEAARAREVLRRVAALLAGHPQQP comes from the coding sequence GTGCTCTGCCTCGACGATTTCTACAAGAACGGTGACGACCCCACGCTGCCGCGCCGTCACGGCCGGATCGACTGGGACTCGCCGCAGTCCTGGGATGCTGGATCCGCCGTGGAAACCATTGCCCGACTTGCCCGATACGGCAAGGCCGAAGTGCCGGTTTATGCAATCGGCGAAGACCGTCGTGTATCCAGCCGAACATTCGACCTCGCCGGTTCGCCATTCTTCGTCGCCGAAGGAATTTTCGCTGCCGAGATCGTCGTCGAATGTCGTGAGCTGGGTCTTCTTGCCGGCGCGTACGCCCTGCGTCGGCCGCGCGGCGCGACCTTCGTCCGCCGGCTGACCCGCGACCTGGCCGAGCAGCGCAAGGCGCCCGGGGTGCTCTTCCGGCGTGGGCTGATGCTGCTGCGGGAGGAGCCGGCGGTGTTGCGCCGGCAGACGGGGCTGGGCGCGGAGGCGGCGCGGGCCCGGGAGGTGCTGCGTCGGGTGGCCGCACTGCTCGCCGGCCACCCGCAGCAGCCCTGA
- a CDS encoding adenosine deaminase: MVAIGYEEIVQAPKALLHDHLDGGLRPSTIIELAAQVGHELPSTDPDGLGRWFVEAANSGSLERYLETFAHTVAVMQTADALRRVAAECALDLAADGVVYAEVRFAPEQHLEQNLTLDEVVEAVLAGFAEGSALAAQAGTPIRVGTLLTAMRHAARSQEIAELAVRHRDTGVVGFDIAGAEAGFPPTRHLDAFEYLQRENFHFTIHAGEAFGLPSIWQAIQWCGADRLGHGVRIVDDITVGDDRPVLGRLAAYVRDKRIPLELCPSSNVQTGAAPSIAEHPIGLLRELRFRVTVNTDNRLMSGTSMSREMALLVDAFGYGWKELQWFTINAMKSAFIPFDERLRIIDEVIKPAYAKLIG, from the coding sequence ATGGTGGCAATCGGATACGAAGAAATCGTCCAGGCGCCCAAGGCGCTGCTCCACGACCACCTGGACGGCGGGCTGCGGCCGAGCACGATCATCGAACTGGCCGCGCAGGTGGGACACGAGCTGCCCAGCACCGATCCGGACGGACTCGGCAGGTGGTTCGTCGAGGCTGCGAACTCCGGTTCTCTGGAGCGTTATCTGGAGACGTTCGCGCATACCGTCGCGGTGATGCAGACCGCCGACGCGCTGCGCCGGGTGGCCGCCGAGTGCGCGCTGGACCTGGCCGCCGACGGAGTCGTCTACGCCGAGGTGCGGTTCGCCCCCGAGCAGCACCTGGAGCAGAACCTCACTCTGGACGAGGTGGTCGAGGCGGTGCTCGCCGGCTTCGCCGAGGGCAGTGCGCTGGCCGCCCAGGCCGGCACCCCGATCCGGGTCGGCACCCTGCTTACCGCGATGCGGCACGCCGCCCGCTCGCAGGAGATCGCCGAACTGGCCGTCCGGCACCGGGACACCGGCGTGGTCGGGTTCGACATCGCCGGGGCGGAGGCCGGCTTCCCGCCCACCCGCCACCTGGACGCCTTCGAGTACCTCCAGCGGGAGAACTTCCACTTCACCATCCACGCCGGTGAGGCGTTCGGTCTGCCGTCCATCTGGCAGGCGATCCAGTGGTGCGGCGCGGACCGGCTCGGCCACGGGGTGCGGATCGTGGACGACATCACCGTCGGTGACGACCGGCCGGTGCTCGGCCGGCTGGCCGCGTACGTGCGGGACAAGCGGATCCCGCTGGAGCTGTGCCCGTCGTCCAACGTGCAGACCGGTGCCGCGCCGTCGATCGCCGAGCACCCGATCGGGCTCCTACGTGAGCTGCGGTTCCGGGTCACGGTCAACACGGACAACCGGCTGATGAGCGGCACCTCCATGTCGCGGGAGATGGCGCTGCTGGTGGACGCCTTCGGGTACGGCTGGAAGGAGCTCCAGTGGTTCACCATCAACGCGATGAAGAGCGCCTTCATCCCGTTCGACGAGCGGCTGCGGATCATCGACGAGGTGATCAAGCCGGCGTACGCGAAGCTGATTGGCTGA
- a CDS encoding 4Fe-4S cluster-binding domain-containing protein, translating to MSETVLEAAFATPQATRESLIGAFTPRTSELPTTGSSFFIHLSELCPVACLHCMYSSDLQRKSAKDSLSRDELTDAIHFINESRSQKLNITGGGEPFLKFNSILRLLTEVTTPKIDVVSAGYWGKEPTRANTLIRRLDAARAENPAGPEVILRLSLDRYHLNAPRPVRLEHYGNVARAWAEQRPGFGLGFRSIEPDWDIVDRQIAEEIGARLVDVNDWNRKLVLPDGREIPITFNVFRRSGKASELAEGHHDTSRSIHEYYNPFETGSRRLSLATTVNDAIRGNYAASSGVAVTLNSDGTFWIFCGTAPDRRLLLGQESFAEAVATFFQDPITHLLVEEGVWSLSDLVIELDKEVHAAAMAKNDVASLVEDLLDAEDVRLAVTLVATQKLLAEGRATLDGSHPLGAVLAAPDRDLLAECRALIAERRSRR from the coding sequence GTGTCGGAGACCGTACTCGAAGCCGCGTTCGCCACACCGCAGGCGACCCGGGAGAGTCTGATCGGGGCCTTCACGCCGCGGACCTCGGAACTGCCGACCACCGGGTCGAGCTTCTTCATCCACCTCAGCGAGCTCTGTCCGGTCGCCTGCCTGCACTGCATGTACTCCTCGGACCTGCAACGCAAGTCGGCAAAGGACTCGCTGTCCCGGGACGAGCTGACCGACGCGATCCATTTCATCAACGAATCACGATCGCAAAAGCTCAACATCACCGGCGGCGGCGAGCCGTTCCTCAAATTCAACAGCATCCTGCGGCTGCTCACCGAGGTGACCACGCCGAAGATCGATGTCGTCTCCGCCGGCTACTGGGGCAAGGAGCCCACGCGGGCGAACACGCTCATCCGCCGACTCGACGCCGCCCGGGCGGAAAACCCGGCCGGTCCCGAGGTCATCCTGCGGCTGAGCCTGGACCGCTACCACCTCAACGCACCCCGACCGGTACGGCTGGAGCACTACGGCAACGTCGCGCGGGCCTGGGCCGAGCAGCGCCCCGGCTTCGGGCTCGGCTTCCGCAGCATCGAGCCGGACTGGGACATCGTCGACCGGCAGATCGCCGAGGAAATCGGGGCTCGTCTCGTCGATGTCAACGACTGGAACCGCAAGCTCGTCCTCCCCGACGGCCGAGAAATACCCATCACGTTCAACGTGTTCCGCCGCAGCGGCAAGGCCAGCGAGCTGGCGGAGGGCCACCACGACACGTCCCGCTCCATCCACGAGTACTACAACCCCTTCGAGACCGGCAGCAGGCGGCTCTCCCTGGCGACCACGGTCAACGACGCCATCCGCGGCAACTACGCCGCGAGTTCGGGGGTGGCCGTCACGCTGAACTCGGACGGCACCTTCTGGATCTTCTGCGGCACCGCGCCGGACCGGCGGTTGCTGCTCGGCCAGGAGAGCTTCGCCGAGGCGGTCGCCACCTTCTTCCAGGACCCGATCACCCATCTGCTCGTGGAGGAGGGGGTGTGGTCCCTGTCCGACCTGGTGATCGAACTGGACAAGGAGGTACACGCCGCGGCGATGGCGAAGAACGACGTCGCGTCGCTGGTCGAGGACCTACTCGACGCCGAGGACGTCCGACTCGCGGTGACTTTGGTGGCCACCCAGAAACTCCTGGCCGAAGGTCGGGCCACGCTGGACGGGTCGCACCCGCTCGGTGCGGTGTTGGCCGCCCCGGACCGGGACCTGCTCGCCGAATGCCGGGCGCTCATCGCCGAACGTCGGTCCCGTCGATGA
- a CDS encoding uracil phosphoribosyltransferase, with translation MEIGDPDHLYARILRARRPSGEIRRRTTELGTLLARHTRDSVRAWSGPDSRVLAVVILRGGALLYPGFVATFEDADFCFVGMCRDDQLRSVRADYMTPIPQTDYDAVIYLDGVCATGGTLLETRRLVRKECDGGYEVAAVISSSAPATSLLREAGVAVIGLSLYESLEGDLVRPDLGELDAGDLLSGVGFPGRQEEPER, from the coding sequence GTGGAGATCGGCGACCCGGACCACCTTTACGCGCGGATTCTGCGGGCCCGCAGACCGAGCGGCGAGATCCGGCGTCGCACCACCGAGTTGGGGACACTGCTCGCCCGACACACGCGCGACTCCGTACGGGCCTGGTCCGGTCCGGACAGCCGGGTGCTCGCCGTGGTCATCCTGCGGGGCGGCGCGCTGCTCTACCCCGGTTTCGTCGCCACGTTCGAGGACGCCGACTTCTGTTTCGTCGGCATGTGCCGCGACGACCAGCTGCGGTCCGTCCGAGCCGACTACATGACCCCCATCCCGCAGACCGACTACGACGCGGTCATCTATCTGGACGGGGTGTGCGCCACCGGCGGTACCTTGCTGGAGACCCGGCGACTGGTCCGGAAGGAATGCGACGGCGGGTACGAGGTGGCGGCGGTGATCAGCAGTTCCGCGCCAGCGACCAGCCTGCTGCGCGAGGCCGGGGTGGCCGTCATCGGGTTGAGCCTGTACGAGTCGCTCGAGGGTGACCTTGTCCGGCCCGACCTCGGTGAACTGGACGCCGGTGACCTGTTGAGCGGTGTCGGGTTCCCGGGTCGGCAGGAGGAACCGGAGCGGTGA
- a CDS encoding amidohydrolase family protein: MSLPPSTSDRPMPVGRALDPETAGLLLAGPRLATGEVVDVLLGGGRIAAVRPAGTPVADGVPRLDLSGHLLLPAPAEPHSHFDKVLTGTVLRNRTGDLPGAVDAWYAYRRSVSRSDVRERALRAAYELLGNGATAIRTHVDVGVATGLGMLEALLEVREELAGQVELQVVAMVDRPVFGPDGAGNRAMLVEAVRSGADVIGAAPYSHPDPSNCLRLLLDVAAEFGRPVDLHTDETLDPAVDTLSELAELVSATGFRPAVTASHCVSLGTRGENATRAVVARVAAAGIGVITCPSTNLFLQGRERGHSVPRGLTAIGALRAAGVAVAGAGDNMRDPFNPVGRGDPLETASLLVTAGHLDPAEAYDAVSAQARTVMGLPAVRIEAGAPAELLAIRAQSLTDAIAAANMDRMVIHRGRLVSRTRVERTFSPPLPAAARR, translated from the coding sequence GTGAGCCTCCCACCGTCGACGAGCGACCGGCCGATGCCGGTCGGCCGGGCACTCGACCCGGAGACCGCCGGGCTGTTGCTGGCCGGCCCGCGGTTGGCCACCGGCGAGGTGGTCGACGTGCTGTTGGGCGGCGGGCGGATCGCCGCCGTCCGGCCGGCGGGCACCCCGGTCGCCGACGGAGTACCGCGGCTCGACCTCTCGGGTCATCTGCTGCTGCCGGCCCCGGCCGAACCGCACTCGCACTTCGACAAGGTGCTCACCGGTACGGTGCTGCGCAACCGGACCGGTGACCTGCCCGGCGCGGTCGACGCCTGGTACGCGTATCGACGGTCGGTGTCCCGGTCGGACGTCCGCGAACGGGCGCTGCGCGCGGCGTACGAGTTACTGGGCAACGGAGCCACCGCGATCCGTACCCACGTGGACGTCGGTGTCGCCACCGGCCTGGGGATGCTGGAGGCGCTGCTCGAGGTGCGCGAGGAACTCGCCGGACAGGTGGAGCTGCAGGTCGTCGCCATGGTCGACCGCCCCGTGTTCGGCCCCGACGGAGCGGGTAACCGGGCGATGCTGGTCGAGGCGGTACGGTCAGGTGCCGACGTGATCGGGGCGGCGCCCTACAGTCACCCGGATCCGTCCAACTGCCTGCGGCTGCTGCTCGACGTGGCGGCGGAATTCGGTCGGCCGGTGGACCTGCACACCGACGAGACACTGGACCCGGCTGTCGACACCCTGAGCGAGTTGGCCGAGCTGGTGTCGGCCACCGGCTTCCGGCCGGCCGTCACCGCCAGCCACTGCGTCAGCCTGGGCACACGCGGGGAGAACGCCACCCGCGCGGTGGTCGCCCGGGTGGCCGCCGCCGGAATCGGTGTGATCACCTGCCCGTCGACCAACCTGTTCCTTCAAGGCCGGGAGCGCGGTCACTCCGTACCGCGTGGCCTGACCGCGATCGGGGCGCTGCGGGCCGCCGGGGTGGCCGTCGCCGGTGCTGGCGACAACATGCGGGACCCGTTCAACCCGGTCGGCCGGGGCGATCCACTGGAGACGGCGTCGCTGCTGGTCACCGCGGGGCACCTCGACCCGGCGGAGGCCTATGACGCGGTCAGCGCCCAGGCCCGTACGGTGATGGGCCTGCCGGCCGTACGGATCGAGGCGGGTGCGCCGGCCGAGTTGCTGGCGATCCGGGCGCAATCGTTGACCGACGCGATCGCAGCGGCCAACATGGACCGGATGGTGATTCACCGGGGCAGGCTGGTCAGCCGGACACGGGTGGAACGCACTTTCTCTCCGCCGCTGCCGGCGGCAGCCCGGCGATGA
- a CDS encoding MFS transporter: MTATMSAGPVLRTNWSRVLLTYLAGVLAAAALGKIGPVFGPIQSDLGLSLPAVGWAASAMTGVAAALGLIGGVWTDRLGDRRSLLAGLVLLAVTGAAGSLAWDATSLLVFRLFEGTGYLLVVVAAPALLMRLTTGADRVTALSVWGTFIPVGLAVGSGAGGVVAGSSGWRSWFLLLGAGVAVVAVVAAVRLPGPGRPGRYAGRAGPPGGGAAGGGPDLTVGKPDGHTGGPATRPRIRAAVLARILALSAGFGAVSMISVAVLTLLPTFLSTDAGLGSSTAGLAVALVSLVSVPGGIVAGWLLRRVAGIPVLGPLALTMPFLAVVIFSGPRIPALAIGAAAVLLFVNGILVAVAFATVPQVVDGADQLGTGNGLLVQLGSCGSLLGPPLFAGTVDRFGWGPVPVVVGVAAVLGLVLYLIAHRSPAPRR, translated from the coding sequence ATGACGGCCACGATGTCCGCCGGTCCGGTGCTCCGGACCAACTGGAGCCGGGTGCTGCTCACCTATCTCGCCGGGGTGCTGGCAGCGGCCGCCCTCGGCAAGATCGGCCCGGTGTTCGGGCCGATCCAGTCAGATCTTGGCCTCTCGCTGCCCGCCGTAGGCTGGGCGGCGTCCGCCATGACCGGGGTCGCGGCGGCCCTGGGTCTGATCGGTGGCGTGTGGACCGACCGGCTGGGCGACCGGCGCAGCCTGTTGGCCGGGCTGGTCCTGCTCGCCGTCACCGGTGCCGCCGGGTCACTGGCCTGGGACGCGACGAGCCTGCTCGTCTTCCGGCTGTTCGAGGGCACCGGATACCTGCTGGTCGTGGTCGCGGCTCCAGCTCTGCTCATGCGGCTGACCACCGGCGCCGACCGGGTGACCGCGCTCTCGGTGTGGGGGACGTTCATCCCGGTCGGGTTGGCCGTCGGCTCGGGTGCCGGCGGAGTCGTCGCCGGGAGTAGCGGCTGGCGCTCCTGGTTCCTGCTGCTCGGCGCGGGCGTCGCGGTGGTCGCGGTGGTGGCAGCGGTCCGGCTCCCCGGCCCCGGCCGGCCTGGCCGGTACGCCGGCCGGGCGGGGCCGCCCGGCGGAGGAGCAGCCGGCGGAGGACCAGACCTGACGGTCGGGAAGCCGGACGGCCACACCGGCGGTCCGGCCACCCGTCCCCGGATCCGGGCGGCTGTGCTGGCCCGGATCCTGGCGCTCTCCGCCGGGTTTGGCGCGGTATCGATGATCAGCGTGGCGGTGCTGACCCTGCTGCCCACGTTCCTGTCCACCGACGCGGGTCTGGGATCGTCGACAGCCGGGCTGGCCGTCGCGCTGGTCTCGCTCGTCAGCGTGCCCGGCGGGATCGTCGCCGGTTGGTTGTTGCGCCGCGTGGCCGGGATCCCGGTGCTCGGTCCGCTGGCCCTCACCATGCCGTTCCTGGCCGTCGTGATCTTCAGCGGACCCCGGATCCCCGCCCTGGCCATCGGAGCCGCCGCCGTGCTGCTGTTCGTCAACGGGATCCTGGTGGCGGTGGCGTTCGCCACCGTGCCGCAGGTGGTCGACGGTGCGGATCAGCTCGGCACGGGCAACGGGCTGCTGGTGCAGTTGGGCAGTTGCGGGTCACTGCTCGGGCCGCCGCTGTTCGCCGGCACGGTGGACCGGTTCGGCTGGGGGCCGGTGCCGGTCGTGGTCGGCGTCGCCGCCGTCCTCGGTCTGGTCCTGTATCTCATCGCCCACCGGTCTCCGGCGCCCCGGCGGTGA
- a CDS encoding inositol monophosphatase family protein — translation MLDLARFTAVSQLVRRVVDEVVMTRFRRLDAASVAEKAPGDLVTVADTLTEQRLTEELVRLLPGSTAVGEEAVARDPAVLAALGGPAPVWIIDPVDGTAGFVAGGTRFSTMVALSVAGRTVASWVYAPVSGTLATASAGPAGGAWLDGRPVTVPAGAGWPGLRVVNTDPRYHTPVDQLVVDRLAGLGATVVPCDGIGHSYLDLVTGRADALAVSWEKPWDHAAGLFLYERAGGCAGAADGTPYRVTGGNALPLLAAADRPTFDQLCGLFTAGAPETGGR, via the coding sequence ATGCTGGATCTCGCCCGGTTCACCGCAGTGAGTCAGTTGGTCAGGCGGGTCGTCGACGAGGTGGTGATGACCCGGTTCCGCCGGCTGGACGCCGCCAGCGTCGCGGAGAAGGCTCCCGGCGACCTGGTGACCGTCGCCGACACGCTGACCGAGCAGCGGCTCACCGAGGAACTGGTCCGGCTGCTCCCCGGCTCCACCGCCGTCGGCGAGGAGGCGGTCGCCCGCGACCCGGCCGTGCTGGCTGCGCTCGGCGGGCCGGCGCCGGTCTGGATCATCGACCCCGTCGACGGCACGGCTGGGTTCGTCGCCGGCGGCACCCGGTTCAGCACCATGGTGGCCCTCTCCGTGGCCGGGCGGACCGTGGCGTCCTGGGTCTACGCTCCGGTCAGCGGGACGTTGGCCACCGCCTCGGCGGGGCCGGCGGGTGGCGCCTGGCTGGACGGTCGGCCGGTCACTGTCCCCGCCGGCGCCGGGTGGCCGGGGCTGCGGGTGGTCAACACCGATCCGCGCTACCACACCCCGGTCGACCAGTTGGTGGTCGACCGGCTCGCCGGACTCGGCGCGACCGTCGTCCCCTGCGACGGGATCGGTCACAGCTATCTCGACCTGGTCACCGGCCGGGCCGACGCGCTCGCAGTGAGCTGGGAGAAACCGTGGGACCACGCGGCCGGGCTGTTTCTGTACGAGCGGGCCGGTGGCTGCGCCGGTGCCGCTGACGGCACCCCGTACCGGGTCACCGGTGGCAACGCCCTGCCACTGTTGGCCGCCGCCGACCGTCCCACCTTCGACCAGCTCTGCGGGCTGTTCACCGCCGGGGCGCCGGAGACCGGTGGGCGATGA
- the myrA gene encoding 23S rRNA (guanine(748)-N(1))-methyltransferase MyrA — translation MHPDLLPHLRCPVCGQPLYQADAAPPRALRCPAGHSFDIARQGYVNLLTGRAPHVGDTAEMIAAREEFLAAGHYDPFSAALATAAARAVPRRVRPDDGVGEPVAYPDLVVDAGAGTGRHLAAVLDAVPTAVGLALDVSKPALRRAARAHPRAGAAVCDTWSRLPLADATVAVLVNVFAPRNGPEFCRVLRPDGALLVVTPTAEHLVELVDRLGLLRVDPAKDARVADSLARHFEPAGQSTHRHRLQLTRKEVRTLVAMGPSAWHTDPARLTARIAALPEPVTVTAAVQLARYRPT, via the coding sequence GTGCACCCCGACCTGCTCCCCCACCTCCGCTGCCCGGTCTGCGGCCAGCCGCTGTACCAGGCCGACGCGGCACCGCCACGCGCCCTGCGCTGCCCGGCCGGGCACAGCTTCGACATCGCCCGACAGGGTTACGTCAACCTGCTCACGGGCCGGGCACCGCACGTCGGCGACACCGCCGAGATGATCGCCGCCAGGGAGGAGTTCCTGGCCGCCGGGCACTACGACCCGTTCTCGGCGGCGCTCGCCACCGCGGCCGCGCGGGCGGTGCCGCGTCGTGTCCGGCCCGACGACGGCGTGGGCGAACCGGTGGCGTACCCGGATCTGGTGGTGGACGCCGGAGCCGGCACCGGCCGGCACCTCGCCGCAGTGCTCGACGCCGTGCCGACCGCCGTCGGCCTGGCGCTGGACGTCTCGAAGCCCGCACTACGCCGGGCGGCTCGGGCGCATCCCCGGGCCGGCGCGGCCGTCTGCGACACCTGGAGCCGGTTGCCGCTGGCCGATGCCACGGTCGCGGTACTGGTCAACGTCTTCGCCCCGCGCAACGGGCCGGAATTCTGTCGGGTACTCCGGCCGGACGGCGCCCTGCTCGTGGTGACACCAACCGCCGAACACCTGGTTGAGCTGGTGGACCGGCTGGGGCTGCTGCGGGTCGACCCGGCCAAGGACGCCCGAGTGGCCGACAGCCTCGCGAGACACTTCGAACCGGCCGGGCAGAGCACCCACCGGCACCGGCTTCAGCTGACCCGGAAGGAAGTGCGGACCCTGGTCGCTATGGGGCCGAGCGCCTGGCACACCGACCCGGCCCGGCTCACCGCGCGGATCGCCGCCCTGCCCGAGCCGGTCACGGTGACCGCCGCCGTCCAGCTCGCCCGCTACCGCCCGACCTGA
- a CDS encoding DUF4272 domain-containing protein: MATVVPAPDPADVREASLDELSRLGLPLPPGNFPLVWEPGDEIELRSVGEVEARIAVLHLILARCFGMPTEAAMGWLLGSRLVDSVTPPEWDFVTAGKGDHRSFVLHHDALFALTWVLGLTKQLDPSLPVDEDLVAKLPNIVGGETFDGWRRRLLVAPQHPADAAALLDLHYCLDWAYLESEREGLPLPGVIDSHAIGQRRWALEWAVMLRGPYHDSPPGWEEVDLST, encoded by the coding sequence GTGGCGACCGTCGTACCCGCACCCGATCCGGCGGACGTCCGCGAGGCGAGCCTGGACGAGCTGAGCCGGCTCGGGCTGCCCCTGCCGCCGGGGAACTTCCCGCTGGTCTGGGAGCCGGGAGACGAGATCGAGCTGCGGTCGGTCGGTGAGGTCGAGGCGCGGATCGCGGTACTGCACCTGATCCTGGCCCGCTGCTTCGGCATGCCGACCGAGGCGGCGATGGGCTGGCTGCTCGGCTCGCGGCTGGTGGACTCGGTCACCCCGCCGGAGTGGGACTTCGTCACCGCCGGCAAGGGCGACCACCGCTCGTTCGTGCTGCACCACGACGCCCTGTTCGCGCTGACCTGGGTGCTCGGCTTGACCAAGCAGCTCGACCCGTCCCTGCCGGTCGACGAGGACCTGGTGGCGAAGCTGCCGAACATCGTCGGCGGGGAGACCTTCGACGGGTGGCGGCGGCGGCTGCTCGTCGCCCCCCAGCACCCCGCCGACGCGGCGGCCCTGCTCGACCTGCACTACTGCCTGGACTGGGCGTACCTGGAGTCGGAACGGGAGGGGCTGCCGCTGCCGGGCGTGATCGACTCGCACGCCATCGGCCAGCGCCGGTGGGCGTTGGAGTGGGCCGTGATGCTGCGCGGCCCGTACCACGACTCGCCCCCGGGCTGGGAAGAGGTCGACCTCTCCACCTGA